In one window of Mus pahari chromosome 3, PAHARI_EIJ_v1.1, whole genome shotgun sequence DNA:
- the Ppp1r3d gene encoding protein phosphatase 1 regulatory subunit 3D, with amino-acid sequence MSKGSGSAPLPSTPGSRKLVPRSLSCLSDMDRRPCRPPGCDPRLRPIIQRRSRSLPTSPERRAKAAGASGAACGAGCNRQVRVRFADALGLELAQVKVFNAGDDPSVPLHVLSRLAINSDLCCSSQDLEFTLQCLVPDFQPPIETPGFGERLARQLVCLERVTCSDLGISGTVRVRNVAFEKQVTVRYTFSGWRSAHEAVARWRGPAGAEGTEDIFAFGFPVPPFLLELGSQVHFALRYGVAGAEYWDNNDGRDYSLTCRSHALHMPRGECEESWIHFI; translated from the coding sequence ATGTCAAAAGGCTCTGGTTCAGCCCCGCTGCCCTCGACCCCGGGGTCCCGGAAACTCGTGCCCCGGAGCCTCAGCTGCCTCTCGGACATGGATCGACGACCCTGCAGACCCCCGGGCTGCGACCCTAGGCTGCGGCCCATCATCCAACGACGCTCACGCTCGCTGCCCACCTCCCCCGAGCGCCGTGCCAAGGCTGCCGGAGCCTCGGGCGCCGCGTGCGGAGCTGGCTGCAACCGGCAGGTCCGGGTGCGCTTCGCTGACGCGCTGGGCCTGGAGCTGGCGCAAGTCAAGGTGTTTAACGCAGGCGACGATCCGTCCGTGCCGCTGCACGTGCTGTCGCGCCTAGCCATCAACTCAGACCTGTGCTGCAGCAGCCAGGATCTGGAGTTCACGCTGCAGTGCCTGGTTCCCGACTTCCAGCCGCCCATCGAAACCCCGGGCTTCGGAGAACGCCTGGCGCGCCAACTCGTGTGCCTGGAACGTGTCACCTGCTCTGACCTGGGCATCAGCGGCACAGTGCGTGTGCGCAACGTGGCCTTCGAGAAGCAGGTGACAGTGCGCTACACCTTCTCTGGCTGGCGCAGTGCGCATGAAGCAGTGGCGCGCTGGAGAGGGCCTGCGGGTGCTGAAGGTACCGAGGACATCTTTGCCTTCGGCTTTCCAGTGCCTCCCTTCCTGCTGGAGCTCGGGTCCCAGGTACACTTCGCACTGCGCTATGGTGTAGCTGGTGCTGAGTACTGGGACAACAATGATGGTCGTGACTATAGCCTTACTTGTCGCAGTCATGCCTTACACATGCCACGCGGGGAGTGCGAGGAAAGCTGGATCCACTTCATCTGA